A single genomic interval of Psychroserpens sp. NJDZ02 harbors:
- the ung gene encoding uracil-DNA glycosylase: MNVNIHHSWKTPLQTEFDKPYFKDLTQFVTEDYKQNQCFPTENLIFNAFDTCHLDDLKVVIIGQDPYHNYNQANGLCFSVNEGVKHPPSLINIFKEIETDLGKPYPSSGNLERWAQQGVFLLNATLTVRAHEAGSHQKQGWESFTDAVIKMISDQKENVVFLLWGGFAKKKGKLIDADKHHILTSGHPSPLSANRGYWFGNRHFSQTNNLLASDGLDVIDW; encoded by the coding sequence ATGAACGTCAATATACATCACAGTTGGAAAACACCATTACAAACCGAATTTGATAAACCCTATTTTAAGGATTTAACTCAATTTGTTACTGAAGATTATAAACAAAATCAATGTTTTCCGACAGAAAATTTGATTTTTAATGCTTTTGACACCTGCCATTTAGACGACTTAAAAGTTGTTATTATTGGTCAAGATCCATATCATAATTACAACCAAGCCAATGGGTTGTGTTTTAGTGTAAATGAGGGGGTAAAACATCCGCCATCATTGATTAATATTTTTAAAGAGATTGAAACCGATTTAGGGAAACCATATCCGTCAAGCGGAAATTTAGAGCGTTGGGCCCAACAAGGCGTCTTTTTGCTAAATGCGACATTAACCGTTAGGGCACACGAGGCTGGAAGTCATCAAAAACAAGGTTGGGAAAGCTTTACAGACGCTGTTATTAAAATGATTAGTGACCAAAAAGAAAACGTAGTGTTTTTACTCTGGGGAGGATTTGCTAAGAAAAAAGGGAAGTTAATTGACGCCGATAAACATCATATTTTGACCTCTGGACATCCCTCGCCTTTAAGTGCTAATCGTGGCTATTGGTTTGGGAACAGACATTTTAGTCAAACTAATAATTTGTTAGCGTCTGACGGTTTGGATGTGATAGATTGGTAA
- a CDS encoding GNAT family N-acetyltransferase produces MTIQNATINDMDDIFKLYKIASDYQKTKKTVVVWPDFDRDMVISEIKENRQFKFIINNTIACVWAITFKDDQIWETSQNDNAMYIHRIATNPEFRGQHLVTKIVDWAKGYALTKAIDYIRLDTLGNNTGLIAYYKQSGFDFLGMFDLNNTNGLPEHYHNQRACLFQIQLNK; encoded by the coding sequence ATGACCATTCAAAACGCGACAATCAATGATATGGACGATATCTTTAAGCTATACAAAATAGCTTCTGATTATCAAAAGACTAAGAAAACTGTGGTCGTTTGGCCTGATTTTGATCGTGATATGGTCATTTCAGAAATCAAAGAAAACCGTCAATTTAAATTTATCATTAACAATACGATTGCTTGTGTTTGGGCGATTACATTTAAAGATGATCAAATTTGGGAAACGAGTCAAAATGATAATGCAATGTATATCCATCGTATTGCTACTAATCCTGAATTTAGAGGCCAGCATTTGGTGACTAAAATAGTCGACTGGGCAAAAGGTTACGCATTAACAAAAGCAATCGATTATATTAGACTAGATACCTTAGGTAACAACACGGGATTAATTGCATATTACAAACAATCAGGTTTTGATTTTTTAGGCATGTTTGATTTAAATAATACGAACGGTTTACCGGAACATTACCATAATCAGCGCGCCTGTTTGTTTCAAATACAACTGAATAAATAA
- a CDS encoding YfcC family protein, which produces MKNIKFPSAQSILLIIAGLVTLLTWLVPAGKYETLGYNKEANQFTRVSLEKTETLAATQQTLEILNIKIPLEKFTNGDINKPINIPNTYQELEAQPQGFYDFVKSPVKGIIESADIIFLVLIIGGLIGIINSTGAFDAGISKLATALKGREFILIILVTVLVAAGGTTFGFAEETIAFYPILIPVFLAAKYDAMVGIASIFLGSAIGTMCSTINPFSTIIASDAAGISWTTGLGGRLFMLLACLTIALIYIIRYGKRVQKDPTKSVIYDQQQQIAALFSHKTETVQFTTRLRLSLIVFALCFIIMIYGVVALEWWFVEMTSVFLVGSILIGVIAKIKETEFIETFVKGAGDLLGVALIIGIARGVTVIMADGLISDTLLYYASSMTEGMNKGLFASAMTAIYAGLSFFIPSSSGMAVLTMPIMSPLADSVGVGRELVVNAYQYGLGLFYFINPTGLILASLAVVKVGFNKWIKFVMPLFIVLIIFTLVVMTVSSYL; this is translated from the coding sequence ATGAAAAACATAAAATTCCCTTCAGCACAATCCATTTTACTTATCATAGCAGGACTAGTGACCTTATTAACTTGGCTGGTTCCAGCAGGTAAATACGAAACTTTAGGTTATAATAAAGAAGCTAATCAGTTTACAAGAGTCAGTCTTGAAAAAACAGAAACCTTAGCAGCAACACAGCAAACATTAGAAATCCTAAACATTAAAATTCCGTTAGAAAAATTTACTAATGGAGACATTAACAAACCTATTAATATCCCTAATACGTATCAAGAATTAGAAGCGCAACCACAAGGGTTTTACGATTTTGTTAAATCGCCAGTCAAAGGAATCATAGAATCAGCAGACATTATTTTTCTAGTTTTAATTATTGGAGGATTAATAGGTATTATAAACAGTACAGGTGCTTTTGATGCAGGAATCAGCAAATTGGCAACCGCATTAAAAGGGCGCGAATTCATCTTAATTATATTAGTCACTGTTTTAGTGGCAGCTGGAGGAACAACGTTTGGTTTTGCAGAAGAAACGATTGCCTTCTACCCTATCTTAATCCCCGTGTTTTTAGCCGCAAAATATGATGCTATGGTCGGTATCGCCTCTATATTTTTAGGAAGTGCTATTGGGACGATGTGTTCTACAATTAATCCATTTAGTACTATTATTGCTAGTGATGCTGCAGGTATTAGTTGGACTACAGGACTTGGTGGCAGACTGTTTATGCTACTAGCCTGTTTGACTATTGCTTTAATTTATATTATTAGATATGGTAAACGCGTCCAAAAAGACCCTACAAAATCTGTTATTTACGATCAGCAACAACAAATAGCAGCGTTATTTTCTCATAAAACAGAAACCGTACAATTCACAACCCGTTTACGCCTATCTTTAATTGTGTTTGCTTTATGTTTTATAATCATGATTTATGGTGTTGTGGCTTTAGAATGGTGGTTTGTGGAGATGACTTCTGTCTTTTTAGTAGGTTCCATCTTAATTGGTGTCATTGCAAAAATAAAAGAAACAGAGTTTATAGAGACGTTTGTTAAAGGCGCAGGAGATTTATTGGGAGTCGCTTTAATTATTGGTATAGCACGTGGTGTAACGGTGATTATGGCTGATGGATTGATTAGTGATACGTTATTATATTATGCGAGTTCTATGACGGAAGGCATGAATAAAGGGCTTTTTGCGAGTGCTATGACGGCTATTTACGCGGGATTATCCTTTTTTATTCCAAGTAGTTCAGGAATGGCGGTATTAACCATGCCTATCATGTCACCTTTAGCAGACAGTGTTGGTGTAGGAAGAGAGCTTGTTGTTAACGCTTACCAATATGGCTTGGGGTTATTCTATTTTATCAATCCTACAGGTCTTATTTTAGCCTCATTAGCAGTGGTAAAAGTCGGTTTTAATAAATGGATAAAATTTGTAATGCCGTTATTTATAGTACTAATTATCTTTACTTTAGTGGTGATGACAGTCTCTAGTTACTTATAA
- a CDS encoding SatD family protein, whose translation MVAVLTGDIINSREGNVSQWLDILKGTLNKYGQTPQQWEVFRGDSFQLVTTPKQALLAALHIKAAIKQNESYDVRIAIGLGEETHNAKKVAESNGTAYINSGEAFEALKKQTLAIKSDLPEWDQPLNIMFHLALLTANNWSSTVAKVILTVLEHPTKNQKDIAKLLGKSQSNISEALKRGGYEEVMQLNNYYQNQIIKL comes from the coding sequence ATGGTAGCAGTTTTAACAGGAGACATTATTAATTCTAGAGAAGGCAATGTCTCGCAATGGTTGGATATTTTAAAAGGCACGCTTAATAAATATGGACAAACACCACAGCAATGGGAAGTATTTAGAGGGGATAGTTTTCAACTTGTTACCACTCCAAAACAAGCCTTGTTAGCAGCGTTACATATTAAAGCAGCGATTAAACAAAATGAAAGTTATGATGTTAGAATAGCCATCGGTTTAGGAGAAGAAACCCATAACGCTAAAAAAGTAGCCGAGTCCAATGGTACGGCTTATATCAATTCTGGAGAAGCTTTTGAAGCCTTAAAAAAGCAAACATTAGCCATAAAATCTGACCTACCAGAATGGGATCAACCTTTAAACATCATGTTTCATTTAGCACTATTAACGGCTAATAATTGGAGCAGTACCGTTGCTAAAGTCATTTTAACAGTATTAGAACACCCTACAAAAAACCAAAAAGATATTGCAAAACTCTTAGGTAAATCACAAAGTAATATTAGTGAAGCCTTAAAACGTGGCGGTTATGAAGAGGTTATGCAACTAAACAACTACTACCAAAACCAAATTATAAAACTATGA
- a CDS encoding DUF3307 domain-containing protein, with protein sequence MMLLVLKLVLAHAIGDFVLQPEKWVIDKASKKHKSKYLYYHILVHAIALIVALQFDFNYWLGILSILASHYIIDLIKINLTEKVNARLLFFLDQIAHLIIIVLVALAYTSYSIDFSEIYSKNNIAFLLSIIAISSIAPVVMRLMMSQWVIEEDNTDHSLEKAGKYIGILERLFVFGFIILNQWSAIGLLITAKSVFRFGDLSKSKNRKLTEYVLIGTLVSFGIAIAVGLAYNYVVKLD encoded by the coding sequence ATGATGTTATTAGTACTTAAATTAGTGTTAGCACACGCCATTGGCGATTTTGTGCTGCAACCAGAAAAATGGGTTATAGACAAAGCGTCAAAAAAGCACAAATCAAAATATTTGTACTACCATATTTTAGTACATGCCATTGCCTTAATAGTAGCCTTACAATTTGATTTTAACTATTGGTTGGGTATTTTAAGTATTCTAGCCTCTCATTATATTATAGATCTTATAAAAATTAATCTAACAGAAAAAGTAAATGCCAGACTTCTCTTTTTCTTAGACCAAATCGCACATCTAATTATAATTGTTCTTGTTGCTTTAGCTTATACGTCGTATTCCATAGATTTTTCAGAAATTTATTCAAAAAACAACATTGCCTTTCTTCTATCAATAATTGCTATCTCATCCATAGCCCCAGTAGTTATGCGCTTAATGATGAGCCAATGGGTTATCGAAGAAGATAACACAGATCATTCTCTTGAAAAAGCCGGAAAATACATTGGTATTCTAGAACGACTATTTGTCTTTGGATTTATTATACTTAACCAATGGAGTGCAATAGGCTTGCTAATTACAGCTAAATCGGTATTTAGATTTGGTGATTTATCAAAATCTAAAAACCGCAAGTTAACCGAGTATGTTTTAATAGGCACCTTAGTCAGTTTTGGTATTGCTATAGCTGTCGGTTTAGCCTATAATTACGTTGTCAAACTAGACTAA
- a CDS encoding YARHG domain-containing protein gives MRYAILLLCSTLFLLMSCNNRKQPKTIDTETKIIALENHSQKLLTETELNAKDLNQLRLLRNEVYARKGYVFDSTELNTYFNAQPWYSPRKNDPIFLTEMEKQYVHLIKQIEKAKRTETIIYKASQSPYTRFRDTIAINYKDNKKLLDVLQLFPKSNMGSWDWSQKDRTTMVDYIKTHNYIVDTTAQFLNIKYVKPNTMGLSVVDGFWTLSLYTLDADNTLVITNDSVGDGNDYTVYLLKNAVLQLIDATSIFGDYFNVLLQNNSEACQNLLEENKITFDYDFSAPQSITIASWAFHQDEDSDCFKGNTIVLQLNKKEGRFLVSDTYWKEND, from the coding sequence ATGAGATACGCAATACTACTCCTCTGCTCTACCCTCTTTTTACTAATGTCTTGTAATAACAGGAAGCAACCTAAAACTATAGACACAGAAACAAAGATTATAGCGCTAGAGAACCATTCCCAAAAATTATTAACAGAAACCGAATTAAACGCCAAAGACTTAAATCAATTACGCTTACTACGAAATGAGGTGTATGCCAGGAAAGGGTATGTCTTTGATAGTACCGAATTAAACACTTATTTTAATGCACAACCCTGGTATTCACCTAGAAAAAACGATCCTATTTTTCTTACCGAAATGGAGAAGCAATACGTTCACCTTATAAAACAAATTGAAAAAGCGAAAAGAACAGAAACTATTATTTACAAAGCATCACAATCACCATATACCCGTTTTAGAGACACCATTGCTATAAATTATAAGGACAATAAAAAACTATTGGATGTACTCCAATTATTTCCAAAGTCAAATATGGGCAGTTGGGATTGGTCTCAAAAAGACCGTACGACCATGGTTGATTATATTAAAACACATAATTATATCGTAGACACCACAGCACAATTTTTAAATATCAAATACGTCAAACCCAACACTATGGGCTTATCTGTTGTGGACGGCTTTTGGACGTTATCTCTCTATACTCTCGATGCGGACAATACCTTGGTTATTACTAATGATAGCGTGGGCGATGGTAATGACTATACCGTATATCTATTAAAAAATGCTGTTTTACAACTTATAGACGCCACTTCTATTTTTGGTGATTACTTTAATGTATTACTTCAAAATAATTCTGAAGCCTGTCAAAACCTTCTAGAAGAAAACAAAATCACTTTTGATTACGACTTCAGTGCGCCCCAAAGCATTACCATTGCTTCTTGGGCTTTCCATCAAGACGAGGATTCAGACTGTTTTAAAGGTAACACGATAGTATTACAATTAAATAAAAAAGAAGGTCGCTTTCTAGTGTCGGATACCTATTGGAAAGAAAACGACTAA
- the truA gene encoding tRNA pseudouridine(38-40) synthase TruA: MRYFIHLGFDGTHYSGWQRQNDTQNTIQEVIEQTLYKLFKKTVSVYGCGRTDAGVHASQYVIQITLEDAPTFDLKFRLNKNLPNSIAVFQVIKVNTTQHCRYDATTRAYDYFVHWKKNPILVTNSSFYEDYTLDFDAMQKATAIIRQTKDFRAFCKQPDLYDNTMCDISHCALFINDAQGRLRFTITSNRFLRGMVRICIYYLLEVGRGKMTIDTFKAILNQDKKLKTTYAAHPNGLFLSQVTYPYLQLDNTNNLVTILRAGLE, translated from the coding sequence ATGCGCTATTTTATACATTTAGGATTCGATGGTACCCATTACAGCGGTTGGCAACGTCAAAATGACACACAAAACACCATTCAGGAAGTTATAGAACAAACACTCTATAAACTCTTTAAAAAAACCGTCAGCGTTTATGGTTGTGGTCGGACAGATGCAGGTGTGCACGCTAGTCAATATGTTATTCAAATCACTCTAGAAGACGCCCCTACTTTCGATTTAAAATTCCGATTAAATAAAAACCTACCCAATAGCATTGCAGTATTTCAAGTTATTAAAGTTAATACCACGCAACATTGTCGTTATGATGCGACCACACGCGCTTACGACTATTTTGTCCATTGGAAAAAAAACCCAATCTTAGTTACCAACAGTTCGTTTTACGAAGATTACACCTTAGATTTTGACGCCATGCAAAAAGCAACTGCTATCATACGTCAAACTAAAGATTTTAGAGCCTTTTGCAAGCAGCCCGATTTATACGATAATACCATGTGTGACATAAGCCATTGTGCTTTATTTATTAACGATGCCCAAGGTAGACTCCGTTTTACTATTACAAGCAATCGGTTTTTAAGAGGCATGGTCAGGATTTGTATATATTACCTTTTAGAAGTCGGACGCGGAAAAATGACAATAGACACCTTTAAAGCCATTTTAAACCAAGACAAAAAATTAAAAACCACCTATGCAGCACATCCCAATGGTTTATTTTTAAGCCAGGTAACGTATCCCTATTTACAATTGGATAATACCAATAATTTAGTGACTATATTACGTGCAGGCTTGGAATAG
- a CDS encoding BatD family protein, protein MKNQITLIISIFLTMNAFCQTDAPKSILVTKFYSFETLALVVRFDKGIDSINFPIDTNLIKSKNKTLDINGQNLSPKKIYYDYRFTAKIDTTYKLPSAKLWSNNKSYEIPIDEYVILKKPVKLSKLDSLKLADEQEVDRIDKYKAAAKERLEGEIASRISKNINDRALLLWTDKNIFKINDRFKIVIESNMNFDKTSISMEFIENLSEKFNVEKAGISTLYENGFEYHYIYFICKASATGKINIEPLEIKIEKKKIKTNELNFEIID, encoded by the coding sequence ATGAAAAACCAAATTACATTAATAATATCTATCTTTTTGACAATGAATGCTTTCTGTCAAACTGATGCACCTAAATCTATTTTGGTTACTAAATTTTATAGTTTTGAGACACTTGCTTTAGTTGTAAGATTTGACAAAGGAATAGATTCTATAAATTTCCCAATTGATACAAATCTGATTAAATCCAAAAACAAAACATTGGATATTAATGGTCAAAATTTATCTCCAAAAAAAATATATTATGACTATCGATTTACTGCAAAAATTGATACAACTTACAAATTACCTTCAGCAAAACTTTGGTCAAATAATAAATCTTACGAAATTCCAATAGACGAATATGTGATTCTTAAAAAACCTGTCAAACTCTCTAAACTTGATTCCCTAAAATTGGCTGATGAACAAGAAGTTGATAGAATAGACAAATATAAAGCTGCTGCAAAAGAAAGACTTGAAGGGGAAATTGCATCTCGAATTTCAAAGAATATAAATGATAGAGCTTTATTACTTTGGACAGATAAAAATATTTTTAAAATAAATGACCGTTTTAAGATTGTTATTGAAAGCAATATGAATTTTGACAAAACAAGTATTTCAATGGAGTTTATAGAGAATTTAAGTGAGAAATTTAATGTAGAAAAAGCAGGGATTTCGACACTTTATGAGAATGGATTTGAATATCATTACATATATTTTATTTGCAAAGCTTCAGCAACTGGAAAAATAAATATTGAACCTTTAGAAATTAAAATTGAAAAGAAAAAGATAAAAACCAACGAATTGAATTTTGAGATAATTGATTGA
- a CDS encoding S41 family peptidase → MTLILLNFSCANSQENKIDQNKIEEDFEQIISDIKNNYIYLNDKKVDIDCIYSNYKQKIKLIDSEDQRLLFFEYLLDEFYDSHVMLMRAIRPSYRLDSPIFTVTNNGKAKIKNVWQTQIENIDLNIIGSEVLKINGIDLITKIEKFPTICNDKNDFETRNWITNKIIAGKYNEPRVLTLKLSNGKIIDFDLDKIKLKKKSSLLTLSTINNIGIIRLNNSLGQNALIEKFDSAIDRLQNTKGLIIDLRNTTGGGNSYVARGIMSRFINESMPYQLHQIFDESWDNQPIIKRSWAEHVSPRNKQYKNPVVVLVGKWTGSMGEGLAIGFDGLGRAEIVGTEMKRLAGGSTNNFHLKNENLDYKLTTEKLFHLNGTPREKYIPENYVSQSSTEKDETLEKGIELINKMTE, encoded by the coding sequence ATGACATTAATCCTTCTGAATTTTTCTTGTGCCAATTCACAGGAAAACAAGATTGACCAGAATAAAATAGAAGAAGATTTTGAGCAAATAATCTCAGATATTAAAAATAACTACATATATCTAAATGATAAAAAAGTAGATATTGATTGTATATATTCAAATTATAAGCAAAAAATAAAACTTATAGATTCTGAAGACCAAAGACTATTATTCTTTGAATATTTACTCGATGAATTTTATGATAGTCACGTTATGTTAATGAGAGCAATTAGACCATCATATAGATTAGATTCACCAATTTTCACAGTTACAAACAATGGTAAGGCCAAAATAAAAAATGTATGGCAAACTCAAATTGAGAATATTGATTTAAATATTATAGGTTCAGAAGTTTTAAAAATTAATGGAATCGACCTAATCACTAAAATTGAAAAGTTCCCTACTATTTGCAATGATAAAAACGATTTTGAAACAAGAAATTGGATTACAAATAAAATTATTGCCGGAAAATATAATGAACCAAGAGTTTTAACTCTTAAACTTTCTAATGGTAAAATTATAGATTTTGATTTAGACAAAATAAAACTAAAAAAAAAAAGTAGCCTTTTGACTCTTTCAACAATTAATAATATTGGAATTATTAGGCTAAATAATTCGCTTGGGCAAAATGCCTTAATTGAAAAATTTGATTCTGCGATTGATCGTTTACAAAACACAAAAGGATTAATCATAGACTTGAGAAATACAACAGGAGGTGGAAATAGTTATGTTGCTAGAGGAATTATGAGTAGATTTATTAATGAAAGTATGCCATATCAATTACATCAAATTTTTGATGAAAGTTGGGACAATCAACCAATAATAAAAAGGAGTTGGGCAGAACACGTAAGTCCAAGAAATAAGCAATATAAAAATCCAGTTGTTGTTCTTGTCGGAAAATGGACAGGAAGTATGGGAGAAGGTCTTGCAATTGGATTTGACGGATTAGGACGAGCGGAAATAGTTGGTACAGAAATGAAAAGACTTGCAGGAGGTTCAACAAACAATTTTCATCTTAAAAATGAGAATTTAGACTATAAACTAACCACTGAAAAATTATTTCACTTAAACGGAACACCAAGAGAAAAATATATTCCAGAAAATTATGTGAGTCAATCATCCACTGAAAAAGATGAAACTTTAGAGAAAGGAATTGAATTGATTAACAAAATGACGGAATAA
- a CDS encoding transposase, producing the protein MYQIQGLSALSFSFHIAPFFANWSSPFSEQNICYENAMAERVNGILKDEFYHDQTFDNVAHAKRAAKKYN; encoded by the coding sequence GTGTACCAAATACAGGGGCTATCTGCTTTGTCGTTTTCCTTTCATATAGCTCCCTTTTTTGCTAATTGGTCGTCTCCTTTTTCCGAACAAAATATTTGTTACGAAAATGCGATGGCGGAACGTGTAAACGGAATTTTAAAAGATGAATTTTATCACGACCAAACCTTTGATAATGTGGCTCACGCTAAGAGAGCTGCAAAAAAATACAATTAA
- a CDS encoding carboxypeptidase-like regulatory domain-containing protein: MRILFILIIALLYNLPSYCQNNEQFESGKIYKIYGQITDETTKDTLNFAILEFMDTDNGRIKVTMSDFDGMYSISFCSNKIKNDTLLLKTTKAFYKEKKSYYKIDSDTIINISMTLEKDRVYTEKELKRLKKGIGFFECGVDDNYLVDEMAYQKNETTYRHYCSGLKKKYRSLIDENADFSEWILVE, translated from the coding sequence ATGAGAATACTCTTCATCTTAATAATTGCGTTATTATACAATCTGCCTTCATATTGTCAAAATAATGAACAATTTGAATCGGGAAAAATATATAAGATTTATGGACAAATAACTGACGAAACGACTAAAGACACTCTAAATTTTGCAATTCTTGAATTTATGGATACAGATAACGGAAGAATTAAGGTAACAATGTCTGATTTTGATGGAATGTACTCGATATCGTTTTGCTCCAATAAAATAAAAAATGATACCCTTTTATTAAAAACGACTAAAGCATTTTATAAAGAGAAAAAAAGTTATTATAAAATTGATTCCGATACAATTATTAATATAAGTATGACTTTGGAAAAAGATAGAGTCTATACGGAAAAAGAACTTAAGAGATTAAAAAAAGGTATTGGGTTTTTCGAATGTGGAGTTGATGATAATTATTTAGTAGATGAAATGGCGTATCAAAAAAATGAAACAACTTATAGACATTATTGTAGCGGTTTGAAAAAAAAATATAGGAGTTTAATTGATGAGAATGCAGATTTTTCAGAATGGATTTTAGTTGAATAA